One genomic region from Bacillus sp. SLBN-46 encodes:
- a CDS encoding DUF4395 domain-containing protein: protein MSEAIRSIPRPLVKTNQGVIVISVLLAWFSGLEWFLLIPLLSGLSGLFLGFNPIMQLGKLFLKKEPKAYIPEDWEQQQFNQTIAVICLGIGFISFLLGWNFIGYIFTIMVALAAFVAILGFCVGCFIHFQWNQYKYRRTLQH from the coding sequence ATGTCAGAAGCTATTCGTTCAATTCCTCGTCCTCTTGTAAAGACAAATCAAGGGGTGATTGTTATAAGTGTATTGTTAGCATGGTTCTCTGGTTTGGAGTGGTTTTTATTGATCCCGTTACTCTCAGGACTTAGTGGACTTTTTTTAGGATTTAATCCGATTATGCAGCTAGGAAAACTATTTTTAAAGAAGGAGCCAAAGGCGTATATTCCTGAAGATTGGGAGCAGCAGCAATTTAATCAAACGATTGCTGTAATTTGCCTCGGTATTGGTTTTATCAGCTTTTTACTAGGGTGGAATTTCATCGGATATATATTCACCATTATGGTGGCACTAGCAGCATTCGTGGCCATTCTCGGTTTTTGTGTTGGCTGTTTTATCCACTTCCAGTGGAATCAATATAAATATAGACGAACTCTTCAACACTAA
- a CDS encoding DUF4317 domain-containing protein encodes MNKKDIANIRKQFKLDNYNLQIREIFNVYVQKESGEIYHQVSQPFPMLEQETQELFLANFKKVLTGQLDAKLFELKFMRDVEDSTQMFLYEGLQQETTEDWKEYMLEIVVKMFANTVYEFDTVVTFIRGEYRKPTRKRNAESEEGGDDQVYSNGFILCSLNKTDVPKKALMFDYIEKEYKSYNVFDPIINLDSPLSGFLFPALNDNAADVNRILYCAGKANQPDFRFMEEVLNCEEIITAQEDKDCFDFILKEVIGDEVDPRVISNVYVEIDKLVQENQENEESEIPTLDSRDIERILTVSGVENVETAKVEHALKAIVDDEKHEFKASSLVPKTIKIETKVANLSINPKDLKYVKYITFQGKRCLLLEIDEDVVVEGFRLEESETY; translated from the coding sequence ATGAATAAAAAAGATATCGCTAATATCCGAAAGCAATTTAAACTAGACAATTACAATCTGCAAATTCGAGAAATCTTTAATGTGTATGTCCAAAAGGAATCGGGTGAGATTTATCATCAAGTCAGTCAGCCGTTTCCAATGTTAGAACAGGAAACACAGGAATTGTTTTTAGCTAACTTTAAAAAAGTGTTAACAGGTCAACTTGATGCTAAACTGTTTGAGCTGAAATTCATGCGGGATGTGGAAGACAGCACCCAAATGTTCCTTTACGAAGGATTACAACAAGAAACAACGGAAGACTGGAAAGAATACATGTTGGAAATCGTCGTGAAAATGTTTGCTAACACGGTTTATGAATTTGATACCGTAGTGACGTTTATCCGCGGAGAATATCGAAAACCGACCCGAAAACGTAACGCGGAATCTGAAGAAGGCGGGGATGACCAGGTCTATTCCAACGGGTTTATTCTATGCAGCCTCAATAAAACGGATGTGCCGAAAAAAGCCCTGATGTTTGATTATATTGAGAAGGAATACAAATCCTACAATGTCTTTGATCCCATTATTAATTTAGATTCTCCCTTATCTGGCTTCCTTTTCCCTGCTTTAAATGATAATGCAGCGGATGTAAACCGTATTCTCTACTGTGCAGGGAAAGCAAATCAACCGGATTTTAGATTTATGGAAGAAGTGCTTAATTGTGAAGAGATTATAACTGCCCAGGAAGACAAGGACTGTTTCGATTTCATTTTAAAAGAAGTGATCGGAGACGAAGTGGATCCACGCGTGATTTCCAATGTGTATGTGGAAATTGATAAGTTGGTTCAGGAGAATCAAGAGAATGAAGAAAGTGAAATCCCTACGTTGGATTCTCGGGATATTGAACGTATTTTAACGGTTAGCGGCGTTGAAAATGTAGAGACGGCTAAAGTGGAACATGCCCTTAAGGCAATCGTTGATGATGAAAAACACGAATTTAAGGCCAGCAGCTTAGTTCCGAAAACCATCAAAATTGAGACAAAGGTGGCCAATCTTTCCATCAACCCAAAAGACCTGAAATATGTAAAATACATTACGTTCCAAGGAAAACGGTGCCTATTGTTGGAAATAGATGAAGACGTGGTCGTGGAGGGTTTCCGACTAGAAGAATCAGAGACATACTAA
- the aroD gene encoding type I 3-dehydroquinate dehydratase, with product MTRKAITVKGITIGKGQPKICVSMMGSSLAQLLEEAEHFKTLEADVVEWRVDFFDQVEQIDAVKEALREIRAVLSEIPLIFTFRSAKEGGEKEISTDYYFELNQSMVETGLVDLIDMELFNDEEAVKAFIEAAHRQGVYVIISNHDFHQTPPKEEIISRLCKAQELGGDIPKIAVMPTSSTDVLTLLEATNTMNEQFADRPFITMSMAGKGVISRLAGEVFGSALTFGAAKKASAPGQVPVKELRGVLNLLHANL from the coding sequence ATGACACGAAAAGCAATTACCGTTAAAGGGATTACGATTGGAAAAGGCCAGCCCAAAATATGTGTTTCAATGATGGGAAGTTCATTGGCACAGCTACTTGAGGAAGCCGAGCATTTCAAAACTCTCGAAGCGGACGTGGTGGAATGGCGTGTTGATTTTTTTGACCAGGTTGAACAAATTGATGCAGTGAAAGAAGCATTAAGGGAAATTCGTGCGGTTTTATCAGAGATCCCCCTGATATTCACTTTTAGAAGTGCAAAAGAGGGTGGCGAAAAGGAAATCAGCACGGATTATTACTTTGAGTTAAACCAGTCCATGGTAGAAACAGGATTAGTAGACCTGATTGATATGGAATTGTTTAATGATGAGGAAGCTGTCAAAGCCTTCATTGAAGCAGCACATAGGCAAGGAGTCTATGTAATCATCTCGAATCATGACTTTCATCAAACCCCTCCAAAGGAAGAAATTATTTCTCGGTTGTGTAAAGCGCAGGAATTGGGCGGAGATATCCCTAAAATTGCAGTGATGCCAACTAGTTCAACCGATGTGCTAACACTCTTAGAGGCCACTAATACAATGAATGAACAATTCGCTGATCGACCATTTATTACAATGTCGATGGCAGGCAAGGGGGTCATTAGTCGATTGGCAGGAGAGGTATTTGGTTCAGCCCTAACGTTTGGTGCGGCGAAAAAGGCTTCTGCTCCAGGACAGGTGCCCGTCAAGGAATTACGCGGCGTTTTAAACTTGTTACATGCTAACTTATAA